The Xiphophorus hellerii strain 12219 chromosome 6, Xiphophorus_hellerii-4.1, whole genome shotgun sequence genomic interval TTTGCTTTTATCTTTCAGCAGAGAAGCAGATGAGCTTATGAACATATAAACGTAAAAACAACGGGTGGAAATATTCAGGTCTGGACAGGATAAACAGATCCTGCCAACAGCATTGGCAGATCTCAGTTTAAATTCGTTGACAGATTTTAACTGAACCAGAGGAAGTTCattgtgtgcatttgtattacTGCAGGGCTTGCTCCACATTCAACTCAGACAAAAGAGCAGTTGTTATTTGTAACGTCTTAAGTAATGCCACTAAATTATCTCCAATGTTTGacagtttctaaatgtttaaatattccaCCTGTCCATGCATTCCAAGATGACTGGGCAATATGTTTCCTCTTatcatttctcctgtttttttttcatggataTTTCTGAAACTCCAGCTGCAGTTCTTAAACACAGATCTTGTCAAGGTTCCTGAATCCTTTtggtatttattttccttaaacCCAGTTGGTATCTCTTTCTTTGGACAGCTGTTTCCTATGGTTTTACAGTTGTGTTTGAGCCAGGCGTTCTCAACTCAGTCACGTTGCAGCACCAGAAGCGCTGTTTAATCTACAACCACTGCATGCTCTAACTACTGTATAGGTGGCGCTGTTTCTTTTGTGTCCCTcagaaaaacaagataaaataaaaatgtttgattagtTTGAACAATgacaagcattttaaaaaatatattttttattctatgtGAGAGAAAAGTCGGCACAGAGTGAAgcatttagattttgttttttcaagctGATGGTGTCAGGATAAGAACTGAGTCAATATGTTGTTCATTTTCCAGTGGGTTAAAAGgacaaatccatttaaaattatataactATTCAAATTGCAgataaaaagttttgtgttttagaaaaaaaatgaaaatcacatCTTTGTTTTGAGTGTTTCATTCCTGATGTGAACATTGCACAGACCATTTGTGATCTTTATTGAGTTTCCAGAATGTAGACAccattttcttccacatttacataaaaaagttacagataaaatgtttgaaggttgagacaatgtaaaaaaataatctaagttGATGATCCAAACATGCTGCATCTGATTTCAATGGGTCTTGGAGAAGATGAGATCCTCgaataaaactgtaattaagCTGCTTTTTACAATTTCTGCCAAGACAATTTTGTCCTTCAGTTTTTTCCCTGGGAAAGTTGTGAATACATTCAAAGCACTTTGGCTCAATTGgcatattttaaactgaaacaggcctcccccccccccaaagtCACTTCACAACATGTAAATTATCTTGTCCAAATCCTGATGGGAATTCCAGTTCCAAATCCAAACTGGCCTGAATCAACACCAGCagaattttataaaattaagTCACATCTGGAACATGTGGCAAAGCTTTAACATAATCAGCCCTGATGAACTAGTGACCTGCGTCACCGCCTTTTCCCCACAGGAccctttttgttgttgtttttcttcttcatcacagAGAAATTGccatattttaattgtttcatcACTGAGGTtctcaaaaatttaaaaatatatattttaaaagatgtCTGATCTTTAAATGCAGGTGAAAGCTCAGCCCAGCTTTTATTAGTGAGAATAATTAGTCATTTAAATCTTCCTGTAGCCAAAGTAAAGCATCTTTCTtcaaataacacatttattaaaatggaaCATATTATTCATAATGTTCTGTTTGCATGAAATCAAGGGGGTTGAATGTTAAgcatcatattttcttttaatcaaaacattacagaaGTTCTCATAGGGTTCAATACTGAATGTTCATCATGTTAAACTTCTAAATGTGAAACAGCTATTAATCACTagaatgaaaacaattaaagatgaagctttcatattaaaaaatacttatatgtaaatacagaaatatatttttatattatctgCTAAACTTTCTTGtgaatctaaaagttgcagcaGAATGGCCTTTTGGAGTGAAAAACTGCAATAAAGTCCCTTAAAAGGCAtgtaaattattcttccttttcTCTGCAACAACTCTCCATCGCACATGCACTGACAAGCCTTGTTAAAATAACGGAAATCATTCTTCAGATTCAGTCATTTTAACTTGTGAATAATGGGATAGATTTGATGTTTGGGAACCAGTACGACTTATAGAGTTATGGATGTATGAAGTAGCTGATTTGCTACAGGAGCTAAAATGTTAATGCTACAGattgctgtttttgttcattggccaacatcattttaaacatattaaataaatctcGTTGCAACAAACTGTGATTGCTTCGATATTAAGAATAATTCAAAATGTTCTTCTCTCACCTCTTTCCATAGTAACCATGGATGTCTCACATGAGGCCGACTACTACTATCACGAAAACACCAGCTTCAACTACAGCTATGAGGATTATCCTGCCTTGTGCGAGAAGGGCGATATCCGGTCCTTCGCAGCCTTCTTCCTCCCCATCATGTACAGTGTGTGTCTAGTTGCGGGACTGACGGGAAACATTCTGGTCCTGGCCGTTACGCCTACCACAAACGGCTGAAGACCATGACGGATTCTTTCCTGAGCCACTTGGCTGTGGCCGACTTGCTGCTCCTCTTCACGCTGCCTTTCTGGGCCGCTGACGCCGCCAGGGGCTGGGAGTTGGGGGACGCCTGTCTGTAGGATTGTGTCGGCCTGCTACACGTTGAACTTCACCTGCTGCATGCTGCTGTTGGCCTGCATCAGCCTGGACCGCTACCTGGCGGTTCTCAGAGTGCAGGGTGGAGATGACAGAGGCAGGCTGCAGAAGCTTTTCAACAGGAGGCATTGCTGGAAGTGGTGCTTAGCTGTCTGGGGAACGGCCTTCCTGCTCGGTCTGCCTGATTTAATCTTCTCAGAAGTGGTGTGGACATCCAATAGGAACATTTGCATAGCCATCTACCCTTCATCTATGGCTCGGAGTGGTAAAGCTGTGCTGGAGGTGGCCGAGGTGCTGCTGGGATTCCTTCTTCCTCTCCTGGTCATGGTGATCTGCTACTGGTCTGTCGGCAGAGCGCTGAGAAACCTTCCCATCGAGAGTCGAGGCAAGAAGTGGAGAGCCCTGCGTGTTCTCCTAATAGTAGTGGGGGTATTTGTTGTCACTCAGCTGCCATACAATGTGCTAAAACTGCACCGTGCCGTAGATTCAGTGTACATTTTTGTAACCCATTGCCAGACAAGCAAGGTACTGGATCACGCGACCCAGGTGGCGGAAAGCCTGGCTCTCATTCACTGCTGCATCAACCCGATCCTTTACGCCTTCATGGGGTCCTCCTTCAGGCAGCATATGGCAAAAGTCGCTAAGAAGTTTGGACAaaagagaaggaagaggagcCGGAGGACACAAGAGACTCCAGCAGATGGTGAAGAGATGGATATGTCGTTTAACTCTCATAGTGCAACCCAGGAGACAAACTCATTCTCAGTTTGAGTGAATCCAATGGTTCTCCAGCTGTGGTTCAAAGGCCTTTAATGGTCTTTAGGTGTCAGCCTAAAGGCTAATTGTGTTTCATGTAGAGCTACTAAACCACAGCCAAGAAGGAGTACTTCTTTATGCACAATTGGACTTTTGCTTCCAAAAGAAACTTCTTAAGAGAAGTCAAAGGAGAACATTTGAGAATTCAAATATTGAACTGAAGTGGAAAATGGTGAGCAAAGAACAAGTAGCGGCTACTTGTTTTGgaacaatcaaaacaacaaagactGTTATTTTGAGGGATATGATGGCGCTTTGGTCTTTTTGTACATGGATGTCAGACTTTTTGAGGTTCAAAGTTAGAgaagcaacaataaaacacttactaacacacacaaataaaaacactctcAAATGGGTTGGGACTTTATTCTCAGCTCTAAAATCTGAGCCGAGAATAAATTATGCTGTTGAAATCAAACAGCATAATTTTTGTGCTCAGTGACAAGCTAACCACTAATAGCAATAGAAGTGTAAACTCGGTGTATAACTTCACAATTTATGTATTCAATAACTACATGAACGTGTTTACTGACAGAAGTGCTTCCATAATCTCTGtatggaaaaaatatgaaaggcAAATTGCCAGaagagcaaataaataatttgacatTGCATGTATGAGCTTATTTTCAACGCACTGCAGTTATATTGAATTTTTGAATTGATTGTGGTGAGAAACCCACTTTCTCACTGGGAGCCCTTACTTAAAAGAAACtacctgtttatttttgtaacttaGATTGGGAATGTTTTTCCCCTCtgctttttgtaaaataaatgagctaaaaaaatctaaatcttgttttgttgttttggtacCAGTGGCGGGAGAGTTTAGGAAATCTTAAGGTTGTTTTATGTCCTTCTTATTGAAACATAAAGTGTTTCAttactaaaactaaaaaaaaaactaaatcaaagcAAATAGTTAAAATTGGGTTCTtgctaaaatgtctttttattgttttctttctctggcAGAGGTTGTGTCAATTTAGACATCTATGAGAAAGGCTTGTTCTCCATTATGCTGCATTATTTATCAGAACACAGTAATCCCAATAGCATGCTAACCTGCTAAGCATGAAGGGATAGTTATAATCAAAtcataacacatttttatttgagtcTAAAGTAATGGACGAACCACAATTCTTAATCTGCTTGGCCTTTGTTTTCCCGTCTTTGCTGAAACACCATTTAATGAACTGATGCACTTACATATACAAGGTGTTAGTCAGAGATATTTCTCCATTTTCACTGGAAACATTTGCCTCCCATTCAACCCACACAGTTTAAAGTATGCACAAGGtaaagtttttccattttagATTCTCTAACAAGaacaggctgtttttttttagaagaggGTTACGTTCTGGTAATTAACtgctcattttaattataatcAGCATGAGCAAATACACCAGGTCTCCTTGATGGTGCACATATGTCCTCCTGCTAACcagacacacatgcatgcacctCTCAATCTGAGTACAGCCTATTTGTCTTTCTGGGTTGCtgttgttgaaatattttctctgaggTCGCTTCAGTTTTCAATTTGATATTTGATGctgcagcaaacaaaacaagaaatccTTCATAGAGGTTTGACATCCTGAGAGATTTCTATGCCTAACGGGAAAACCTCGTCATTTCCTGGACTGTTTGAACATCTGAAGAAGAGATTTCTGCACACGCCTTGAAATTCCTTCTCAGataacagcagcaacaacaacacaacTGAAACCACTTCCAGTAACGTTGTAGGAGTTGATAACGAACGTTTTCAAGCAGAGCGCTGGGAGTAGAAGCGTGCAGTTAAACAGTAGAGGAATGaggtttaaatatttactaCGCAGCATATCGTCCAGAAGCCGCCGCTATCTGCTGCAATCTGTTGTTTTACATTCGAGTTTGTTTGATTACGAAATCTCTTCATGTAAACACCATTTATACAAACACAGGCCATTAAACCCTAAATGATTAGATTAGcaggaaagtgtttttttccgTGCTGGATTCCATCTGATTTGGGTCAAATGATGGGCTATGCTTCAGAAGGTTGTTTGTGGAAACCGTCTTCCTGAAGCGAAACAGACCCAATTttgggtttgaaatgtaaaaatataacgAACACAGTCATACATCAAAGCAgttatttcataacattttctgtcaaaaacaagTCCGTCACGACAAAAGAAGCATTTTCCTATGCCTGACAGTTTTTCTGCTTATAACATTGCAGTGCTGTTaagatactgtatatttttagacccagtttattttagttttaccaTTTATTCAATACGAATACCCTGTGAtgctcagaaaaaaacagtacTATCAAAATTCTGACTGAAACAACGGGTTATTACCTTTGTAAAGACTTAATACCTACAACCCTGTGCTCATGTTTACTTCATTATCAGGCATTTAGATGGTTTTCCTCCTCACGCtaagatgatttttaaaaattaggaaGCTGTGAAACGCTTCTTCGTCAAGTTTATGTAGCGAAAATgttcataaaagaaaatatggattttctaaatttattttttgataagcTGAAAATTAAAAGATTCTAGCtaagattttctaaaaatgatGTCAAGTTATCTAACAAAGTGTATAGTTTGTTAGACTATACAGTGGtcaatattatatataaaaaaaagtctatttgtgattattttactagcacaaaaaaaaattgtagtgGTAATAGCAAAGAAAAGTgcatataaacaaaataagttaTAAAGTCACAGCAAACATGAGAAAGTTtgaagtctttgtttttgcaacttATGTCATGCCTCTTAACTcagtttataaaatgtatttttacttttatttctcaaaaacaaaaaactaaagtgATTAACAAAGTCAAAACTGGAACAATGGGAATATCACACAGCAAATCTGCCTCCAACACAGCAACGCAAACAGTCCCACCATTGAACTTCAGTCaggaaaaactattttaaaaaatgactatgTGCAACGAAACATGACTTcttttaattagaaaacataaatacacagaaatgtCATTCAGGGCTCTGAATAGTCATCAATTTAGAAAAATGGCAAACTCAGTTATTTAAATGAAGACATTTAACCTAGTTTCAGTTACAAAACACTAGAACAAATAgcttttttaacttaaattaagaataaaatgtaGTTAAATATATACAGCTGTGAAAAAGGGAGGCATAAACTGGCAGTGTCATTAATATAGAAAAAGGTTTCTggctttttccccccccctcaATAATAAGTAACAAAATGacaccaaaacatttattcCTTAAATATCAGACGTTTCTGAATCAGAACTGTAAAACAAATGATgcttttcaattaaaaaaaaagagcttggATTTCCAACCTTggttgaaataaagaaataaaaccagccgcaaaagaataagaaaaatagacaaaaaaagcCTGTGGATGAGGAAAAATATAAAGAGGCTGTAGGATTAATCTTACTTTACTTCTAAGACATGTTATCTGTCtggaattttttatttacccagaaaaCCATTAAAGTCTTAGTAAAGACATCAAATGTGGCttccttaaaaatatgtatatatttgatgAAGAACGCATTCAGGTGCCAGGTGTCATTGACAAAAGTCACTGTATCGTGTCTGATGCACAGCTGTGCAGTCTAAAGATGtgtcgttttttgttttaaggcaACAATATGAAGCACTGACTGTGCAATAACAACATAACAGGAAATATTTCTTGGAGGTGTGTGAAATGAGGGCAGCAGAGTTGTGGCAGGCAGCAGAGATCAGTAATTGAGGATCTGCACATCAAACAGGTCACACACTCCTGCACCATCATCCAGATTGAAGCTGTAGTCTATACCTGTTCATAGGAACAACAGAATCTGTGAGATAATCTGGGAAATATGTCTGctattaaaaacacattcaatgcatcacacacTTTCAGACATCAGAAAAATCCCCAGGAAAGAAAATCTGGTGCCAGTTTCACACTGCGCTGCAGACCTCCAAGGTTTATATGTATCTATCTATCAGAAGAGTGCCATGACTCAGTATGCCTTAATAGTTAGTACTCATTTCAGATttctaaaagacatttttgggGTAAAAATGACCAGAAGAGTATCCAGTAAAAGTCATGTTTAAATGCTACTGAGAATGTAGGAATGAGTTGCTGCTTTTCACTGCGCTGGATTTGCTGAGATACATGTGGTATTGATAACATAATCATGATCATCCGTCTTATTCGACAGATTCTCTAAGCACATGTAGTCTGCTAAAGTTCAGGCTGTCAGATTTTATCTGTGGCACaaagttattttccttttaagtgAAAGAATGTACAGCTTTACTCGATTCCAGAATTTAAGCATAGATAACATGGTCTTAATCAAGTTCTGAAATGATTTAAAGCTATTAGTCCATTGTGTCATATAACATAAAGCAAAAATTGAAAGACTGATAGTACACACAccacaaaaaactaaacaaaagtaTGTGTGTGTAAAACAAATGCATACAATCCTGGTACAAGGGCGACTGCTAACAGACCAAGATAGTTACAGACCAATCAGGTTTCTTTAAACTCTGAGGTATCCAGATCTAACTAAACAAATTCAGAGGTTTGTGATGTAGGTGTTATAATCCTCACCATTAGAAGACATTAGTTCATCAATAAGGTCAACAGCTCCTAtgagagaataaaaacaaaaaaattaaataaagattttactAATTTAGCGTAAATCAATCCACCCCCACCTTCCACAGTCAAGCAGGTTTAATAACTTCTGTAGAAGTCACCATAAACGTCTTTGTAACTCGTATTGTGTTTCCGAGTTTCAGGTGTGACTACTACTGTTCACTTTTTCAATTCATTGTACCCTGAGATACAGCGATtaaaacataactttaaaataataaatgtacaccAAATTAGCAAGTTCAAGGTTCCTGAGACACTTAATGATTTACAGGATCTGATGTTATTGACTGGCATAACTTTATCAGTTGGGTTGCTGCTTGGTTCAAATATAGCTCAGTTGGCTCCAACCACACACCATATTGGTCTCCATTCATCCTCTTTTCTAATATTTGGTTGCTAGGGTAACG includes:
- the ackr4a gene encoding LOW QUALITY PROTEIN: atypical chemokine receptor 4 (The sequence of the model RefSeq protein was modified relative to this genomic sequence to represent the inferred CDS: inserted 1 base in 1 codon; deleted 1 base in 1 codon) codes for the protein CHVCELEAGGAFPNLRPHVLHHILNQGDPVLQSTTSRRVKSRKPTAKPKHITMDVSHEADYYYHENTSFNYSYEDYPALCEKGDIRSFAAFFLPIMYSVCLVAGLTGNILVLAXYAYHKRLKTMTDSFLSHLAVADLLLLFTLPFWAADAARGWELGDAVCRIVSACYTLNFTCCMLLLACISLDRYLAVLRVQGGDDRGRLQKLFNRRHCWKWCLAVWGTAFLLGLPDLIFSEVVWTSNRNICIAIYPSSMARSGKAVLEVAEVLLGFLLPLLVMVICYWSVGRALRNLPIESRGKKWRALRVLLIVVGVFVVTQLPYNVLKLHRAVDSVYIFVTHCQTSKVLDHATQVAESLALIHCCINPILYAFMGSSFRQHMAKVAKKFGQKRRKRSRRTQETPADGEEMDMSFNSHSATQETNSFSV